A window of Cellulosimicrobium protaetiae genomic DNA:
GGGATGCCGACGATGAGGGTGTAGACCCACTGGCCCCACCACAGGCCGATGCCGAGCGCGACGGCGATGATGCCGACGAACACGCCGAGCATGACCCACGTGACCGCCGGGTCCTGCTTGCGCGTCATCTGGTACGCGGCCCACACCTGGTGGTACCAGCGCTGCTTCTTGGGCTTCTTCTGCTTCGCGACCTGCTCGCCGGCGGCGGGCGCGCCGGTGCTGTCCGAGTTCTTGCGGGCCATGGCGGTCAGTCTAGTGGGGGGAACGGGCCAGCAGGCTCGCGGCCTCCTGGCGGGACGTCGTCGGCTCGGCGAGGTGTGCGAGCGCGGCGGGAATCTCCATGCCGCGGCGCGTCATGGCCTGGCCCCACAGGCGTCCCGCGCGGTACGACGACCGCACGAGCGGGCCCGACATGACGCCGAGGAAGCCGATCTCCTCCGCGGCGTCCGACAGCTCGACGAACTCCTCGGGCTTGACCCACCGGTCCACCGGGTGGTGACGCAGCGACGGGCGCAGGTACTGGGTGATCGTCACGAGGTCGCAGCCGGCGTCGTGCAGGTCCTGCAGCGCGTCCTTGGCCTCGTCGATCGTCTCGCCCATGCCGAGGATGATGTTCGACTTGGTGACGAGCCCGGCCTCGCGCGCCCGCGTGAGCACCGAGAGCGAGCGCTCGTAGCGGAAGCCCGGGCGGATCTGCTTGAAGATGCGCGGCACGGTCTCGAGGTTGTGCGCGAGCACCTCGGGGCGCGACGCGTTCACCTCGTCGAGCAGCTCGGGGATCGCGTTGAAGTCCGGGATGAGCAGCTCGACGCCGGTGCCCGGGTTGAGCTGGTGGATCTGACGGACGGTCTCCGCGTAGAGCCAGGCACCGCCGTCGGGCAGGTCGTCGCGCGCGACGCCCGTGATGGTCGAGTAGCGCAGGCCCATCGCCTGGACGGACTCCGCGACGCGACGTGGCTCGTCCGCGTCGAAGTCGGCCGGCTTGCCCGTGTCGATCTGGCAGAAGTCGCAGCGCCGCGTGCACTGGTCGCCGCCGATGAGGAACGTCGCCTCGCGGTCCTCCCAGCACTCGAAGATGTTGGGACAGCCCGCCTCCTCGCAGACCGTGTGCAGGCCCTCGCGCTTCACGAGCCCCTTGAGCTCGGAGTACTCCGGGCCCATGGTCGCGCGGGTCTTGATCCACTCGGGCTTCTTCTCGATCGGCGTCGCGGCGTTGCGGGCCTCGACCCGCAGCATGCGCCGTCCTTCAGGTGCGATCGTCACGGGTGTCTCCCGGTCGTCGTGGCGAGTGAGCGCCGACGTCGCGCCGAGCAGGCAGGTGGGCGGCGCACCGTTCGGGTGCGCGCCCTGGTACGACGCCGGACTCCGGTCAGACTACGCGCTCGCCACCGGCGTCTCCCGCGCCTCGCTCACCCTGTGGACGTGACGTCAGCGACACCCCGGTCACGACGAGCAGGACCGCGGCGACGACGGGCAGCGCGAAGGCAGCCGTCGTCGAGACGGCGTCGGCGAGCGCGCCGCCGCCGGACGCGCCGATCGCGACGCCGACGACGTTCGCGCTCGCGACGAGGGTCATGGCCGACGCCGTCCGCCCGGCGGGCGCGCGGTCGCCCGCGACCGTGAACACCGTGACCATGACGGGCCCGACGAACAGACCGGTCGCCGCGACCGCGACGACGACGGCCGTCAGCGAGCCGCTCGCGGCCGCGAGGGCAGCGGAGACGACGAGGGCGACCGTGCCCGCGACGAGCCCGGCGGCGAAGGTGATCCACCGGCTGCGCAGGCCCCAGTGGCGGGGGAGCGCGACGACCGACAGCGCGGTGACGGCGGAGCCCACCCCCATGACGGCGTAGACGAGACCCGCGCTCCCGGGCGCGCCGGCGTCGCGGGTCAGCGCGGTGAGCGCGGCCTGGGTCCCCCCGAACAGCAGACCCATCGCGAGCATCCCGACGAGCACGACGGCCTCGCGCCGCACGAGGGTCGCGATCCCGACCGACCGCCGGCCAGGCGCTGCCTCGCCCGGGTGCAGGGCGTCGTCGGGCACGACGGAGGCCCGCGGGACGACCGCGCGCGCCGTCGGGTGGAGCGCGAACGCGGTGCCGAAGACGGCGATGCCGCTCGCTGCGACGAGGACGGCGACCTGCGGCGAGCCGGTGGACGCGAGCACCCCGACGAGCGCGGGCCCGAGCACGAAGCTCACCTCGTCCGCGGTGCTCTCGTAGCTCATCGCGGCCTCGACGGTGCGTGGCTCGTCCGCGGCGAGCCGGAGCCAGCGCACGCGCGCGAGCGGGCCGACCTGGGGCGCGCTCGCGCCTGTCACCGCCGCAGCCGCCAGGACGGCAGTCGTCGCGCCGGGCGCGGAGGCGGCGAGCACGAGGCCGAGGACCGCGAGCGTCGCCACGGGGACGGCGACGAGCAGGACCCGGCGCTGGCCCACGCGGTCCGCGAGCGCGCCCTGGGTCGGACCGCCGAGCGCCGTCCCCAGCGCGGTCGCGGCCGAGGCGAGCCCGCCGAGCGCGACGGACCCCGTCGTCGACGACACGAGGAGCAGCGTCCCGATGGTGAGCATCGAGAAGGGGAGCCGAGCGAGGAACGCCACGGGGAGGAATGCGCGCCCGGCGAGCTGGGGCAACCGGCCGTAGCCGGTGCGCGCGGGTGCCGCGGGCGGTTCGGGCAGGGGTGGGGTGGTGCGGGCGCGCGACTCCGCGCGCGCGGGGGTGGTGGTCATGCGGTCCAGGTCCTCGGGGTACGTCCTACCGCGCGCCGACCCACCCGTACTCCGGCGCGCGAGGATTCCCTGGAGTCCCCAGCCTAGCCCGCGAGCGCTTCCTGCGGGGCGGGCCGGGGCGCGTCGTCGGTCACGGTCGCGGCGAGCAGCGGCGCGAGCGCGTCCTCCAGCGCGGTGACGAGCAGCGGCGCGACCTCGGCGAGGGTGACCTCGCGCCCGAGCTCGGCGGTGAGCGACGTCACGTCGGCGTCCTCGATGCCGCAGGGGACGATCCGGTCGAAGCGGGAGAGGTCGGGGGCGCAGTTGAGGGCGAGCCCGTGCATCGTCACGCCTTTGGCGACGCGCACGCCGATCGCGCAGACCTTGCGCTCGCGGCGTGTCTCGTCGGCCGCGACCCAGACCCCGCTGCGCCCCTCGACGCGCATCGTGGCGAGGCCGAGCCGTGCGCACACGTCCATGACGGCCTCCTCGAGCGCGCGCACGTACGCGACGACGTCGACGGGCTCGGCGAGCCGCACGATCGGGTACACCACCTGCTGCCCGGGGCCGTGCCAGGTGATCTTCCCGCCGCGGTCCACGTCCACGACGGGCGTGCCGTCGTCGGGCCGTTCGTCACGACGCGTGCGGCGGCCGGCGGTGTAGACGGAAGGGTGCTCGACGAGGATCAGGGTGTCCGGCCGGGCGACAGCGACGACGTCGTCGTGCACCGCGCGCTGGAGGTCCCAGGCCTCGTGGTACTCCGTGATCCCGGGCAGCGCGAGCAGGTCCATCGGCCCAGGCTAACCCTCGTCGTGAGGAGTGCGGGGCAGGGTCTCGAGCAGGGCCAGCAGGGCGTCCCGCAGCGCCGCGACCTGCGCGTCGTCGAGGCCGCGGGTCGCGAGCTCCTCGGCGGGGCGACGACGCGCGGCGGCCAGACCGGCGTCGCGACCGGCGGGAGTGATCGCGACGGCGCGACGGCGCCTGTCGGTGGGGTCGTCTGTGCGGGTCACGTACCCCGCGCGCTCGAGCCGGGCGACGACCCGGCTCATGGTCTGCTCGGTCACGCCCGACTCCGCGGCGAGCACGCGCTGCGAGCGAGGGCCCGCGAGGAGGTGCATGAGCACCGGGAAGCCCGCGTGGTTGAGGTCCCACTGCCCGAGGTGGGCGTTCCACTCCCGCTCGATCCGGCGCGCGACAGCGAACAGGAGGCGGCCCGTGGCCCACTCCTGGGGGTCGGCGGGCGTGGGGTCGCCGACGTCCGGGTCGGCGTACGGCCCGGTGCGGTCCCTCGGTGACTGCTCCAACGTGCATTCCTCCCTCCACCATGGCACCATTCCTCAGCATGCTGAGCAATCGGACGGGCGGGTTCCTCCGCGGACTGATCATTGTCGCAGTCATCGGTCTGTGGATGGCCATCGGCGCACTGGGCGGCCAGGCGCAAGGTCGCCTGAGCAGCGTCCAGACGAACGACGCCGCCGCGTTCCTCCCGGCCAGCGCCGAGTCCACGCGCGCGGCGGAGGTCGCGCAGGAGTTCACCGACTCCGAGACGCTGCCCGCGCTCGTCGTCGCGACGACCGGCGACGGGAGCGCGCTCACGCCGGACGACCTCGCGGCGCTCGACGCCTACGCGAAGGCCGTGCCCGGGGCACCGCTCGAGGGGACCTCGGGCGACGAGCCCGCCACCGTGGGCGACGTCTCGATCGCCGACCCGGTCGTCGTGCCGTCCGAGGACGGGGAGGCCGCGCTCGTCGTCGTCTCGCTCGACGCGTCCGTCGCGTCCGACCGCATCGGGGCGGACGAGAGCAGCGTGAGCGAGCTCGCCGTCGGCGCGCTGCGCGACCTCGCCGCCGCGGACGCGGCCGACGGCGGCCTCGCCGGCACGTCGCTCGACGTGTGGGTCACCGGCCCCGCCGGGTTCGTCGCCGACCTCGTCACGGCGTTCGGCGGGATCGACACCGTGCTGCTGCTCGTCGCGCTCGGAGCGGTGCTCGTCATCCTCGCGGTCGTCTACCGGTCGCCGATCCTGCCGTTCATCGTCATCCTCACGGCCGTGCTCGCGCTGACGCTCGCCGGCCTCGTCGTGTACCACCTCGCCGCCGCCGACGTGCTCACGCTCAACGGGCAGTCCCAGGGCATCCTCTCGATCCTCGTCGTCGGCGCCGCGGTCGACTACTCGTTGCTCGTGGTGGCCCGCTACCGCGAGGAGCTGCGCCTCGTCCGGTCGACGCCGACGGCCCTGCGCCGTGCCGTGCGGGCCTCGGTCGAGCCGATCGCGGCGAGCGCCGGCACCGTCATCGCGGGCCTCCTCTGCCTGCTCCTGTCCGACCTGTCGTCCAACCGGAGCCTCGGCCCCGTCGCCGCGATCGGCATCGCCGCGGCGTTCGTCGCCGCGCTCACGCTCCTTCCCGCCCTGCTGCTCGTCGCCGGCCAGCGGTCCCGCGCGCTGTTCTGGCCGCGCATGCCGCGGTACGACGCCGAGCACGCGGCCCACGAGGCCGCTGCCGACCAGGCGTCGCCCGAGAGCGAGAACAGCGTGAGCATCGACGGGCACGGCGTGTGGTCGCGCGTCGCGAGCTTCGTCGGGCGCCACGACCGGCGCGTGTGGATCGTCACGGCACTGGTCCTCGCCGCGTGCGCGGCGTTCGTCCCGACGCTCGACGCCGAGGGGACCGGCGACTCGGAGGTGTTCCTCGCGGACGTCGACTCGGTCGCGGGCGAGGAGGCGCTCACCGCGCACTTCGAGGGCGTGTCCGCGCAGCCGGCGACCGTCGTCGCCCCCGAGGCGGACCTCGACGCCGTCGTCGCGGCCGCGGAGGGCACCGACGGCGTCGCCGCGGCGACCCCGGTCACCGACCAGCCCGCCGTCGCTCCCGGTGCGCCCGCCCAGGGCGACCCGCTCGTCGTCGACGGGATGGTCCGCGTCGACGTCACGACCGAGGCGCCGTCCGACAGCCAGGAGGCGGTGGAGACGGTCTCCGCGCTGCGCGACGCCGTGCACGAGGTCTCACCGGAGGCCGTCGTCGGCGGTGCCGCGGCCGAGCGCCTGGACACCCAGCTCGCCGGGCAGCGCGACCTGCGGGTCATCGTGCCCGTCGTGCTGGTCGTGATCCTGCTGATCCTCATCCTGCTGCTGCGGTCCGTGCTCGCGCCCGTGCTGCTGATGCTCGCGAACGTGCTGTCGTTCGGTGCCGCGCTCGGCGTCGCCGCGATCGTCTTCAACCACGTGCTGGACTTCCCCGGCGCGGACCCGGCCGTCCCGCTCTACGCGTTCTGCTTCCTCGTCGCGCTCGGCGTCGACTACTCGATCTTCCTCATGACGCGCGTGCGGGAGGAGAGCCTGCGGGTCGGGACGCGGCGCGGCGTGCTGCGCGGTCTCGCGGTCACCGGGTCGGTCATCACGTCGGCGGGCGTCGTGCTCGCGGCCACGTTCGCCGCGCTCGGGATCATCCCGCTGCTCTTCCTCGCCCAGCTCGCGTTCATCGTCGCGTTCGGCGTCCTCGTCGACACCCTCGTCGTGCGGTCGCTCCTCGTCCCCGCCCTCGTGCACGACGTCGGCCGTCGCTCCTGGTGGCCGAGCGCCCTCGGACGCCTGGACCGCGGACCGGGGGAGCCTTCTCAGCCCGCCGGGAGCGGCTCGGCGGGGCAGTCGGCCAGCACGCGCGCCATCGCCTCCGACTCCGACGGCGTGACCGAGAGCTCGTAGGTGGCCTTCACCGCAATCTGCCGCGCGACGTACGGGCAGCGGAACGCGTGGTTCGGGGGCAGCCACGCCGACGCGTCGCGCGCGCCCTTCGACTGGTTCGACGGACCGTCGGACGCGAGGAGGTTGAGCGGGTCGTTCGCGAACTGCCGGCGCGTCTCGTCGTCCCAGGCGCGGGCGCCCTTGCGCCACGCGTCGAGCAGCGGGACCACGTGGTCGATCTGCACCGCCATGCTCGTCGCGTTGCCGCGGCGGAAGTCGATCGTCTCGCCCGTGTACGGGTCCTGGAACGTGCCGGTCCGCACCTCGCAGACCTCGCCCCGGGTCGAGAACGTGAGGTCCGTGAGGTCGCGCGCGAGGACGTCGTTGCGGGTGTCGCACCCGTTGCCGTCGACGTCGGCCCACGCCGCGCCGAACAGCGATCGCTCGTACCCGGTGTCGGGCCCCGGACCCTTGACCTCCAGCCGGGCCAACGCCTCCAGCGCGCTCCCCGGGGTCGGGTCGGGCTCGTCGTCCGCCGCGACCGACTGCTGGTTGATGACGTTCGCGACGACGATCGCGACCGCCAGCGCGATGAGCAGGTAGCGCAGGACACTCCGACGAGGGACTCGGCGGCTCGTGGTGCTCAAGGGACGACCTTCCCGAAACCGATTCTCGGCCCGACCCGCGCGAGACGGCACGCAGCGCTCCATACCGGACCAACGCGCACATTCTGCCAGGTATCGGAGGGTGCCCCGACCACCGCTCGACAGCCCGCCGGAACCCGTCGTGGCCGCCGCTAGATTGGTCGCCATGGACACCGCCGCACGCACGCTCAGGGTCGGGATCGTCGGGTACGGAGGCGCCGGCCGCGGCATCCACGCGCGCCTCGTGCGCGAGGCCGGGCACGTCGTCACGGCCGTCGTGGTCCGCTCGCCGGAGCGCCGCGCGTCGGCGCAGGAGGACTGGCCCGGTGTCCACCTGCACGACGACCTCGAGTCGCTCCTCGCCGATCGCGACGCGTACGACGTCGTCGTGGTCGCGAGCCCGTCGGCCCTTCACGCCGACCACGCCACGGCGCTCGCGCGTGCCGGGGTGCCGGTCGTCGTCGACAAGCCCCTCGCGCTCGGGGCCGTCGCCTCCGCCGCCGTCGTCGCGACCGCCGAGGAGGCGGGGACGCCCCTCACGGTCTTCCAGAACCGCCGCTGGGACCCCGAGCAGCTCACCCTGCGCTCCGTGCTCGACCGGGGCGAGCTCGGGCGCGTCCACACGTTCGAGCGTCGGTGGGAGCGGTGGCGCCCGGTGCCGCAGCAGCGCTGGAAGGAGAACGACCTCGTCGGCGGCGGCCTGCTGCTCGACCTCGGGCCGCACCTCGTCGACTCGGCGACCCAGCTCTTCGGGCGCGTCACGGGTGTCTGGGCCGAGCTGCGCTCGCACACCACCCCGACCGAGGACGACGTGTTCCTCGTGCTGCACCACGAGCCCGACGGCGACGGGAACGCCGTCGTGAGCCGGCTCTGGGCGGGCTCCGTCGTCGGCGCCCCGGGGCCGCGCACGCGCGTGCTCGGGACGGCCGGGGCGTACGTCGTCACGACCTTCGAGAACGACGCCTCGCCCTTCGAGGTGTTCGACGACGCCGCCCCCGACGGCACCCTCGGCTGGGTCACGCGCGGGCGTGAGCGCGAGCCCGTCGCGCAGGCACCGGGCGGTCACGCCGACTTCTACCGCGCGGTCGCGGCCTGGGTCCTCGACGGCGGTCCCGTCCCCGTGGACCCCCGCGACGCCGTCCGCACCGCCGAGGTCCTCGACGCCGCACGCCGCAGCGCCCGCGACGGGTGCCTCGTCGCCGTCTGACCCGCACCGAACGACCCGTCGGCGGGCGAACCGTGGCGCGTGAAGGAGAACCGTGGCCGGCCGAGGTAGAACCGTGGTCGCGCGAGTCCGCGGGCGGGGCTCCGTCCACGCGACGACGCGACTCAGGACCGCGGTGGTCGACGGCGGGCGGTGGGGGCGGACGCGCCCGCGCGCGCCGCGGGACCCGGCCCGCGATCCGGCCTGTGGACAACCGCTCCGAGGGCTCCGGCACGGGGTGAGATGGGGGTATGCCGTCGTCGCCCCGCCGTCCGCGACCGTCCGCCGAGCCGGACCTCGACCTCGTGACGGCGCTCGCCGTGGCCGGGTGGTCCGTGCGCCGGGAACCGGGCGCCCGCGGCGGGACGGTCGCGCACGACGGCGCAGGGACCGTGTGCGAGGTCGAGCGGCTCGTCGCCCCCGCGGAGCCCGCGGCCCGCGACGCCCTGGTCACGCACCTCCGCGAGCTCTCCCGCGAGAGCGAGCACCTGCGGTCGGTCCGCGACGTCGTCGAGGCGGGGGAGTCGACGCTCGCCGTCCTCGTCGACCACGTCGACGGGCTGCGTCTCGACGAGCTCGCCGCGGCCCGGGAGCCGTTCCGGGCGGCCGAGGCGGTGACCGTGCTCGTTCCCGTGGCGCAGGGACTGGCGGGTCTGCACCGGTCCGGTCGTGTCCACGGGAGCCTGGACGCCGCGTCCGTCGTCGTCACGCCCAGCGGCCGTGCGGTCCTGACGCCCCCGTTGACGCCCGCGAGCGGGACGGCGGCCGACGACGTGGGTGACCTCGCCCGGCTCGTGCTCGACCTCGTCCCGCCGCCGGCGACGAGCCACCCCTCCTACCGGGCCCCCGACGACCCGGACGAGGCGCGTGACCTCGCGGCGCTGCACGCCGAGCTCTCCGTGGCGTTGCGCGACGAGCCCTCGGCGCGCCCCGCGGTGGGGACCTTCGCGGCGCGCTGCTACGACGCGGTCGAGCCGCGGCCGGTCGTGATGCCCGATGCCGCCCGCCTCGTCGCCGGGGCGTTCGGCGGGCGTCGCACGTCGTCGCCTGCGTCAACCGGGTCGCCGTCGCCCGCGCTGCCGACGCCCACGTCGCGGCGCGCGCGGCGGGATGCCGGCGGTGCGCCACGGGGATCGCGCCGGTCGCGCGCGCACGGGAACGGGGGGCGCGGGAGCGCACGACGACGAGGCGCCGTCCGCGCGGTGGTCGTGAGCGCCGGGATCGTCCTCGCGTGCGGAGGCCTCGTGGCGGTCCTGGCGTTCCTCGGCCCGACGGGGTCGTCGCCGGAACGTGACGACCCCGTGCCAGGCACGGTGGCGACGACCGACGGCGCGGCGCCGCCTGCGGACGCGGTGCTCGACCCCGCCGACCCGAGCAGCGCCGCGCGGGAGCTCACCGCGCGTCGGCTCGCGTTGCTGACCGACGGCGCCGGGGACCTGTCGTCCGTCGTCGTCGCCGGTTCACCGGCGGAGGCGCGCGACGCCGCGGTGCTGGTCGAGCTCGACGGTGTGGACGTGCTCGATGCGCAGGCGGAGGTCTTCGACGCGCGGCCGGCGGAGCCGTGGTCCCCCGCGACCGCGGGGGCGGACGGACCCGTGGACGCGGTCGTGGAGGTGGACTACGCCGTCAGCCCGCACCGCCAGCGCACCGACGAGGGGGAGGTCCACGTGCCTGCGACCCCGCGCACCACGGTCGTCCTCGTGCTCCGCTGGACGGACGGAGGGTGGCGGGTTCTCGAGGTGCGGTGACCGGGCGCGTCGACGGCACCGTGAGCCGACGGCACCGTGACGAGGGAGCTCAGAGGTTCTCGGCGACCCAGCGCGCGGCGTCGTCGAGGTGCGGGTCGGAGTACGTGAAGCCGCTCGCCTCGAGCACGGTCGGCAGGGCGCGCTGGGAGCCGAGGATGTCGGACGCGAGCTCTCCGAGCACGACGTGCAGCGCGATCGACGGCACGGCCAGCACCGCCGGCCGGTGCAGCTCGTGCGCGAGCGCCCGCGTGACCTCCGCGTTCGTCGCGGGGTGGGGCGAGCACAGGTTGACCGGGCCGTGCACGGGCGCGGTGAGCAGGTGCCGCAGCGCGTCGACCTCGTCGCGCAGCGTGATCCAGCTCCAGTACTGGGTGCCGGGGCCGAGCCGCCCGCCGACGCCGAGCCGCAGCAGCGGCAGGAGCCTGCCGAGCGCGCCGCCCTCGGAGGACAGCACGATCCCCGTCCGCGCGTGGACCACCCGGACGCCCGCCTGCTCGGCCGGGGCCGTGGCTGCCTCCCACTCGCGGACCAGCCGGGCGAGGAAGCCGTCGCCCGACGCCGAGGTCTCCGTCAGCACCTGTGCGCCCCGGTCGCCGTAGTAGCCGATCGCGGAGCCCTGGACCCACACGGGCGGCGGCGCGTCGAGGCCGGCCATCGTCCGGGCGAGGAGGCCGGTGGTCCGCGTCCGGGACGTGACCAGCGTCCGCTTGTACTGCGTCGTCCACCGGTGGTCGCCGATCCCCGCGCCGGCGAGGTTCACCACGGCGTCGGCCCCCTCGATCGCACCGGGGTCCAGGACACCCGCGTCGGGGTCCCACTCGTGCTCGTCGGACGTCTGCGGCGCGCGCCGCACGAGCCGGCGCACGTGGTGGCCGTCCTCGCGCAGCCGCTCGAGCAGCTCGCCGCCGATGAATCCGTGCGAGCCCGCCACGACGATGTCCATGGGACCACGCTACGGGTCCGCGACGACCCTGCGCACCTGTGGCGGGGAACTCCTCCGCGGCCCGGCGCCGTTGCCGGTGCGGATACGCCGAGGGGCCCCGACCGTGACGGTCGGGGCCCCTCGGTGGTGCGTCAGGGGACGCGGCCTGTCAGAGGCCGACCTCGGCCTCGAACGCGCCCTCCTCGATGCGGTTCTTGATCGTGGTGAGGAAGCGCGCTGCGTCCGCACCGTCGACCAGGCGGTGGTCGTACGACAGGAAGATGAAGCACGTCGAGCGGATGCCGATCGTGTCGTTCCCGTCCGCGTCCGTCACGACGACCGCGCGCTTGGTGATGGTCCCCGTGCCGAGGATCGCCACCTGGCCGACCGGGACGATCGGCGTGTCGAAGACGGCGCCGCCCGAGCCGGTGTTCGTGATCGTGAACGTCCCGCCCGCGAGCTCGTCCGGCCCGACCTTGTTGGCGCGCGTGCGCGAGCCGAGGTCGGAGATCTTGCGCGCGATGCCGGCGAGGTTGAGGTCGCCCGCGTCCTTGATCACCGGGACGACGAGGCCGCGCTCGGTGTCGACCGCGATGCCGACGTTCTCCTGGCCGTGGTAGGTGATCTCGTCCTCGGCGAAGGTCGCGTTGATCTTCGGGTAGGCCTTGAGCGCCTCGACGGCGGCGAGCGTGAAGAACGGCAGGAACGTGAGGTTGGCACCCTCGCGCGCCTTGAAGTCCGCCTTGGCGCGGTTGCGCAGCGCGGCGACGCGCGTGACGTCGACCTCGACGGCCGTCGTGAGCTGGGCCTGGGTGCTCAGCGCCTCGACCATGCGGCTCGCGACGAGCTTGCGCAGGCGGCTCGTCTTCTCGGTCGTGCCGCGCAGCGGCGAGACCGCCGGGACCGGGGCCTTCTTCGGAGCACCACCGGCCGCGGGAGCGGCGGGTGCGGCCGCCGCGGGAGCCGACTTGGCCTCCTCCGCCTTGCGCGCGGCGTCGAGCACGTCCTCCTTGCGGATGCGGCCGCCGACGCCCGTGCCCGTGAGGGACGAGAGGTCGACGCCCTTGTCCGCGGCGAGCTTGCGCACGAGCGGCGTGAGGTAGGTGCCGCCGGCCTTCGCGGCCGGAGCCGGGGTCGCACCCGGAGCCGACGGCGCGGCCGGCTTCTCGGCGGAGGGGGCGCTCGGCGCCTGGGCGGGCGTCTCCTCCTGCGCGGCCTGCGCGGGGACGTCCGCCTCGCTCGCGGGCGTGCGCGCCTCGGTCGGCGCCTCGGCAGGAGCGGACTCCTGCTTCGGGGCCTCCTGGGCGGGCTGCTCGGCCGGGGCCGCGGGTGCCGCGGCCGGGGCGGCGCCCGACCCGACGATCGCGAGCACGGTGCCGACCTCGACGGTCTCGTCCTCCTGGACGAGGATCTGCTGGACGGTACCGGCGACGGGGGAGGGGACCTCGGTGTCGACCTTGTCGGTCGAGACCTCGAGCAGCGGCTCG
This region includes:
- a CDS encoding TIGR01777 family oxidoreductase is translated as MDIVVAGSHGFIGGELLERLREDGHHVRRLVRRAPQTSDEHEWDPDAGVLDPGAIEGADAVVNLAGAGIGDHRWTTQYKRTLVTSRTRTTGLLARTMAGLDAPPPVWVQGSAIGYYGDRGAQVLTETSASGDGFLARLVREWEAATAPAEQAGVRVVHARTGIVLSSEGGALGRLLPLLRLGVGGRLGPGTQYWSWITLRDEVDALRHLLTAPVHGPVNLCSPHPATNAEVTRALAHELHRPAVLAVPSIALHVVLGELASDILGSQRALPTVLEASGFTYSDPHLDDAARWVAENL
- a CDS encoding MMPL family transporter codes for the protein MAIGALGGQAQGRLSSVQTNDAAAFLPASAESTRAAEVAQEFTDSETLPALVVATTGDGSALTPDDLAALDAYAKAVPGAPLEGTSGDEPATVGDVSIADPVVVPSEDGEAALVVVSLDASVASDRIGADESSVSELAVGALRDLAAADAADGGLAGTSLDVWVTGPAGFVADLVTAFGGIDTVLLLVALGAVLVILAVVYRSPILPFIVILTAVLALTLAGLVVYHLAAADVLTLNGQSQGILSILVVGAAVDYSLLVVARYREELRLVRSTPTALRRAVRASVEPIAASAGTVIAGLLCLLLSDLSSNRSLGPVAAIGIAAAFVAALTLLPALLLVAGQRSRALFWPRMPRYDAEHAAHEAAADQASPESENSVSIDGHGVWSRVASFVGRHDRRVWIVTALVLAACAAFVPTLDAEGTGDSEVFLADVDSVAGEEALTAHFEGVSAQPATVVAPEADLDAVVAAAEGTDGVAAATPVTDQPAVAPGAPAQGDPLVVDGMVRVDVTTEAPSDSQEAVETVSALRDAVHEVSPEAVVGGAAAERLDTQLAGQRDLRVIVPVVLVVILLILILLLRSVLAPVLLMLANVLSFGAALGVAAIVFNHVLDFPGADPAVPLYAFCFLVALGVDYSIFLMTRVREESLRVGTRRGVLRGLAVTGSVITSAGVVLAATFAALGIIPLLFLAQLAFIVAFGVLVDTLVVRSLLVPALVHDVGRRSWWPSALGRLDRGPGEPSQPAGSGSAGQSASTRAIASDSDGVTESS
- the lipB gene encoding lipoyl(octanoyl) transferase LipB, whose protein sequence is MDLLALPGITEYHEAWDLQRAVHDDVVAVARPDTLILVEHPSVYTAGRRTRRDERPDDGTPVVDVDRGGKITWHGPGQQVVYPIVRLAEPVDVVAYVRALEEAVMDVCARLGLATMRVEGRSGVWVAADETRRERKVCAIGVRVAKGVTMHGLALNCAPDLSRFDRIVPCGIEDADVTSLTAELGREVTLAEVAPLLVTALEDALAPLLAATVTDDAPRPAPQEALAG
- a CDS encoding HNH endonuclease family protein; the encoded protein is MSTTSRRVPRRSVLRYLLIALAVAIVVANVINQQSVAADDEPDPTPGSALEALARLEVKGPGPDTGYERSLFGAAWADVDGNGCDTRNDVLARDLTDLTFSTRGEVCEVRTGTFQDPYTGETIDFRRGNATSMAVQIDHVVPLLDAWRKGARAWDDETRRQFANDPLNLLASDGPSNQSKGARDASAWLPPNHAFRCPYVARQIAVKATYELSVTPSESEAMARVLADCPAEPLPAG
- the lipA gene encoding lipoyl synthase: MTIAPEGRRMLRVEARNAATPIEKKPEWIKTRATMGPEYSELKGLVKREGLHTVCEEAGCPNIFECWEDREATFLIGGDQCTRRCDFCQIDTGKPADFDADEPRRVAESVQAMGLRYSTITGVARDDLPDGGAWLYAETVRQIHQLNPGTGVELLIPDFNAIPELLDEVNASRPEVLAHNLETVPRIFKQIRPGFRYERSLSVLTRAREAGLVTKSNIILGMGETIDEAKDALQDLHDAGCDLVTITQYLRPSLRHHPVDRWVKPEEFVELSDAAEEIGFLGVMSGPLVRSSYRAGRLWGQAMTRRGMEIPAALAHLAEPTTSRQEAASLLARSPH
- a CDS encoding MFS transporter produces the protein MTTTPARAESRARTTPPLPEPPAAPARTGYGRLPQLAGRAFLPVAFLARLPFSMLTIGTLLLVSSTTGSVALGGLASAATALGTALGGPTQGALADRVGQRRVLLVAVPVATLAVLGLVLAASAPGATTAVLAAAAVTGASAPQVGPLARVRWLRLAADEPRTVEAAMSYESTADEVSFVLGPALVGVLASTGSPQVAVLVAASGIAVFGTAFALHPTARAVVPRASVVPDDALHPGEAAPGRRSVGIATLVRREAVVLVGMLAMGLLFGGTQAALTALTRDAGAPGSAGLVYAVMGVGSAVTALSVVALPRHWGLRSRWITFAAGLVAGTVALVVSAALAAASGSLTAVVVAVAATGLFVGPVMVTVFTVAGDRAPAGRTASAMTLVASANVVGVAIGASGGGALADAVSTTAAFALPVVAAVLLVVTGVSLTSRPQGERGAGDAGGERVV
- a CDS encoding Gfo/Idh/MocA family protein, with amino-acid sequence MDTAARTLRVGIVGYGGAGRGIHARLVREAGHVVTAVVVRSPERRASAQEDWPGVHLHDDLESLLADRDAYDVVVVASPSALHADHATALARAGVPVVVDKPLALGAVASAAVVATAEEAGTPLTVFQNRRWDPEQLTLRSVLDRGELGRVHTFERRWERWRPVPQQRWKENDLVGGGLLLDLGPHLVDSATQLFGRVTGVWAELRSHTTPTEDDVFLVLHHEPDGDGNAVVSRLWAGSVVGAPGPRTRVLGTAGAYVVTTFENDASPFEVFDDAAPDGTLGWVTRGREREPVAQAPGGHADFYRAVAAWVLDGGPVPVDPRDAVRTAEVLDAARRSARDGCLVAV
- a CDS encoding MarR family winged helix-turn-helix transcriptional regulator is translated as MEQSPRDRTGPYADPDVGDPTPADPQEWATGRLLFAVARRIEREWNAHLGQWDLNHAGFPVLMHLLAGPRSQRVLAAESGVTEQTMSRVVARLERAGYVTRTDDPTDRRRRAVAITPAGRDAGLAAARRRPAEELATRGLDDAQVAALRDALLALLETLPRTPHDEG